From Denitrovibrio acetiphilus DSM 12809, the proteins below share one genomic window:
- the argJ gene encoding bifunctional glutamate N-acetyltransferase/amino-acid acetyltransferase ArgJ, producing MQNIKGAGVCTPLGYLASSVAADIKGNKKGKKDLTLLYSEVPFTLAAVFTKNTIKAAPLKHAIKALETNREFSAIVVNSGNANASTGKQGLEAVDTIVKAFEDELGTGEGSVLMGSTGTIGVKMPVEKVTSSVKELVDELDDANSHDFAAAIMTTDTVPKEIGVLVETPNGAYVVAGTTKGAGMIAPHMATMLCYITTDALIGADNLQNVLNNAVGESFNSITIDNDMSTNDTVFLMANGMSGIIPDIDQFQEAVNHVALELAKMIVKDGEGATKFVTIKVKNAQSEADAKKCAFAIANSPLVKTMFYGEDPNWGRLIATVGASGVAAVEEKIDICFDDLAYVKDGIIIDEKLEEKAAKIMKNDEIEITIDLNMGTFGKTVYTCDFSKEYVSINADYRT from the coding sequence ATGCAGAATATAAAAGGCGCAGGGGTATGCACTCCCCTCGGATACCTAGCAAGCTCTGTCGCTGCCGACATCAAAGGTAACAAAAAAGGGAAAAAAGACCTGACACTCCTTTACTCAGAAGTTCCTTTCACTCTGGCGGCTGTCTTCACCAAAAACACGATAAAAGCGGCTCCCCTTAAACACGCCATAAAAGCTCTGGAAACAAACAGAGAGTTCAGCGCAATAGTTGTAAACAGCGGAAATGCGAACGCCAGTACAGGCAAGCAGGGGCTGGAAGCTGTAGACACAATAGTGAAAGCGTTCGAAGATGAGCTGGGCACAGGCGAAGGCTCTGTCCTTATGGGCAGTACCGGAACCATCGGTGTTAAAATGCCCGTTGAAAAGGTAACTTCAAGCGTTAAAGAGCTTGTGGACGAACTGGACGATGCAAACTCACACGATTTTGCTGCTGCGATAATGACCACCGACACCGTCCCGAAAGAGATCGGCGTACTGGTGGAAACACCAAACGGTGCTTATGTTGTGGCTGGGACAACAAAGGGTGCAGGCATGATAGCACCGCACATGGCAACAATGCTCTGCTATATCACAACGGACGCACTTATCGGTGCAGATAACCTTCAGAATGTTCTGAACAACGCCGTGGGTGAATCTTTTAACAGCATCACAATCGACAACGACATGAGCACAAACGACACTGTTTTCCTGATGGCAAACGGAATGAGTGGAATTATCCCCGACATCGATCAGTTTCAGGAAGCTGTTAATCATGTCGCTCTTGAGCTGGCAAAGATGATTGTTAAAGACGGCGAAGGAGCAACGAAATTTGTCACAATTAAAGTTAAAAATGCTCAGTCAGAAGCAGATGCGAAAAAATGTGCTTTCGCTATAGCGAACTCCCCTCTGGTTAAGACTATGTTCTATGGTGAGGATCCCAACTGGGGAAGACTCATCGCCACTGTGGGCGCAAGCGGCGTGGCTGCTGTTGAGGAGAAGATAGATATCTGCTTTGACGATCTAGCATATGTTAAAGACGGCATCATCATAGATGAAAAGCTGGAAGAGAAAGCGGCAAAGATCATGAAAAACGACGAAATAGAGATAACTATCGACCTGAACATGGGGACTTTCGGCAAAACTGTCTATACATGTGATTTCAGCAAGGAATACGTGAGCATCAACGCCGACTACAGAACATAA
- the argC gene encoding N-acetyl-gamma-glutamyl-phosphate reductase, with the protein MKVSVIGATGYTGYELVKILANHPEFEIAALVSETYADKMFSDVYPRLRSICDVVITGRDYDAVAEISDAVFLCLPHAAAQDAAAFFYEKGLKVVDFSADFRLKDKKLYEATYKVDHTYPDLLRKAVYGLPEIFEVDIKKAELVANPGCYPTSVITPLYPLLKAGLISPEGIIADSKSGVTGAGRKADIAYSFCECNEDFRPYAIFSHRHNPEINEVLKETGKETNVLFTPHLIPASKGIESTIYTKTTAGLAEISACLKDFYRERRCVRIYDNGHIPSTADVTDTNFIDIGLFVKGERLIIVSCIDNLIKGSSGMAVQNMNLMCGFDDTLGIL; encoded by the coding sequence ATGAAAGTTTCTGTTATCGGTGCAACCGGATATACAGGGTATGAGCTTGTAAAAATACTGGCAAACCACCCCGAATTCGAAATAGCCGCACTCGTAAGTGAAACATATGCAGACAAGATGTTCAGCGATGTCTACCCAAGGCTCCGAAGCATCTGCGATGTTGTTATCACAGGGCGGGACTATGACGCCGTAGCCGAAATTTCTGACGCAGTGTTTCTCTGCCTCCCCCACGCGGCGGCACAGGATGCAGCTGCGTTCTTTTACGAAAAAGGGCTGAAGGTTGTTGACTTTAGTGCTGACTTCAGGCTGAAAGACAAGAAGCTTTACGAAGCGACATACAAAGTTGACCATACATACCCTGACCTTCTCCGGAAGGCTGTTTACGGTCTGCCGGAAATTTTTGAGGTTGATATAAAAAAGGCAGAACTCGTTGCAAATCCCGGATGTTACCCGACATCTGTGATAACGCCTCTTTACCCCTTGCTGAAAGCAGGGCTGATATCTCCTGAGGGGATCATTGCAGATTCCAAATCAGGTGTTACCGGTGCAGGGAGAAAGGCAGATATCGCCTATTCATTCTGTGAGTGCAACGAAGATTTCAGACCTTATGCCATCTTTTCCCACAGGCACAACCCAGAGATAAACGAAGTGCTTAAAGAAACAGGTAAGGAAACCAACGTACTCTTCACCCCTCATCTGATACCTGCATCAAAGGGGATTGAATCAACTATCTATACAAAAACAACCGCCGGTCTGGCAGAGATTTCAGCCTGTCTGAAAGACTTCTACAGAGAACGACGATGTGTGCGCATCTACGACAACGGGCATATCCCGTCCACCGCTGACGTTACAGACACTAACTTCATTGACATAGGTCTGTTTGTCAAAGGTGAAAGGCTGATCATAGTATCATGCATAGATAACCTTATTAAAGGTTCGAGCGGCATGGCAGTTCAGAATATGAACCTCATGTGCGGCTTCGACGACACACTCGGCATCCTGTAG
- the hemL gene encoding glutamate-1-semialdehyde 2,1-aminomutase has protein sequence MTIFEESKKYIPGGVNSPVRAFGSVGGDPVIVKSAKGSKVYDENGKEYIDYVCSWGPMITGHADPDIIKAVKDAADLGTSFGAPTKAELDIAKKICSMVPSVEMVRLVSSGTEALMSAIRLARAYTERDKIIKFEGCYHGHSDSLLVKAGSGALTFNQPSSPGVPADFTKHTLVAQYNDIESIKKLLAENKGEVACILIEPVAANMGVVLPAAGFLEDLRRVCDDEGVVLLFDEVITGFRLAAGGAQEYFNIKPDITTMGKIIGGGLPVGAFGGKSEIMKMLSPDGAVYQAGTLSGNPLATAAGLTMLNKLSQPDFYKNLRQKADTLFDGMADNCKKLGLDYAYNRIESLSCLFFKDGTVTSFADAMKTDTKLYAKYFHAMLDRGITIAPAQFEAMFVSAAHTDEDIEKTVKAHYESLKEIV, from the coding sequence ATGACAATTTTTGAAGAGTCAAAGAAATACATACCAGGCGGGGTTAACAGTCCGGTCAGAGCTTTTGGTTCTGTTGGCGGCGATCCTGTTATTGTTAAAAGTGCAAAAGGTTCTAAAGTTTATGACGAAAACGGTAAAGAATATATAGATTATGTCTGTTCATGGGGTCCCATGATAACAGGACATGCAGACCCTGATATCATCAAAGCTGTGAAAGATGCGGCTGATCTCGGTACAAGCTTCGGCGCACCGACAAAAGCGGAGCTTGATATCGCTAAAAAGATATGCAGTATGGTTCCTTCTGTGGAGATGGTGCGTCTCGTGAGTTCCGGTACAGAGGCTCTGATGAGCGCAATCAGACTCGCAAGAGCCTATACTGAAAGAGACAAGATCATTAAATTTGAAGGGTGCTATCACGGTCACTCCGACAGCCTGCTTGTTAAGGCGGGGAGCGGTGCTCTCACATTTAATCAGCCTTCAAGCCCCGGTGTACCTGCCGATTTTACAAAGCATACACTCGTTGCTCAGTACAACGATATTGAATCCATAAAAAAACTTCTCGCCGAGAACAAAGGCGAGGTTGCATGTATACTTATCGAGCCTGTCGCTGCAAATATGGGCGTTGTGCTACCTGCTGCGGGATTTCTCGAAGACCTGCGCAGGGTTTGCGACGACGAAGGAGTTGTACTCCTTTTTGATGAAGTCATCACAGGATTCAGACTGGCAGCCGGTGGTGCTCAGGAGTATTTCAACATTAAACCTGACATTACAACAATGGGTAAGATTATCGGCGGCGGACTCCCTGTGGGAGCTTTCGGCGGTAAGAGCGAAATCATGAAAATGCTCTCTCCCGATGGAGCAGTTTATCAGGCTGGGACACTTTCAGGTAATCCACTTGCGACTGCTGCGGGGCTTACTATGCTGAATAAACTCTCTCAGCCGGATTTTTATAAGAATCTCCGTCAAAAAGCAGATACTCTGTTTGACGGTATGGCAGATAACTGTAAGAAACTTGGTCTTGATTACGCTTATAACAGGATCGAGTCCCTCTCATGTCTGTTTTTCAAAGACGGTACGGTCACAAGTTTTGCAGACGCTATGAAAACAGACACTAAGCTCTACGCCAAATATTTCCACGCTATGCTTGACAGAGGCATAACAATAGCACCCGCACAATTCGAAGCGATGTTTGTGAGTGCTGCTCATACAGATGAAGATATTGAGAAGACTGTTAAAGCCCATTACGAAAGCTTGAAAGAGATAGTTTAG